In Trifolium pratense cultivar HEN17-A07 linkage group LG7, ARS_RC_1.1, whole genome shotgun sequence, a genomic segment contains:
- the LOC123897473 gene encoding vacuolar protein sorting-associated protein 53 A, with protein MDKSSALEYINQMFPNEASLSGVEPLMQKIQNEIRTVDAGILAAVRQQSNSGTKAKEDLAAATRAVEELMYKIREIKTKAVQSETMVQEICRDIKKLDFAKKHITTTITALHRLTMLVSAVEQLQVMASKRQYKEAAAQLEAVNQLCSHFEAYRDIPKIIELREKFKNIKQILKSHVFSDFSSLGTGKETEETNLLQQLSDACLVVDALEPSVKEELVNNFCNRELTSYEQIFEGAELAKLDKTERRYAWIKRRMRSNEEIWKIFPSSWHVSYRLCILFCKKTRKQLEDILSNLKEKPDVGTLLLALQRTLEFEDELAEKFGGGTQNREIGNEIEEIGRGANSSSSASDIRKKYEKKLAAHQGSESEGKDGSKDLAVPGAGFNFRGIVSSCFEPHLTVYVELEEKTLMDSLEKLVQEETWDIEEGGQSSVLSSSMQLFLIIKRSLKRCSALTKSQTLFNLFKVFQRILKAYATKLFARLPKGGTGIVAAATGMDGQIKTSDRDERVICYIVNSAEYCHKTAGELAESVSKIIDHQFADGVDMSEVQDEFSAVITKSLVTLVHGLETKFDIEMAAMTRVPWGTLESVGDQSEYVNAINLILTTSIPTLGSLLSPVYFQFFLDKLASSLGPRFYSNIFKCKQISETGAQQMLLDTQAVKTILLEIPSLGRQTSSAASYSKFVSREMSKAEALLKVILSPVDSVADTYRALLPEGTPMEFQRILELKGLKKADQQSILDDFNKHGPGIKQTQITPTIAPAPPVAPVVPNPTAVGLVASREDVLTRAAALGRGAATTGFKRFLALTEAAKDRKDGPFRKLFNP; from the exons ATGGACAAGTCAAGCGCCTTAGAGTACATCAATCAAATGTTCCCTAACG AAGCATCACTATCTGGTGTTGAACCGTTAATGCAAAAAATCCAGAACGAGATTCGAACTGTTGATGCTGGAATTTTAGCTGCAGTTCGTCAAcag AGTAATTCAGGAACTAAGGCTAAAGAAGATCTTGCTGCTGCTACTCGTGCTGTTGAG GAACTTATGTATAAAATTAGAGAAATTAAAACTAAAGCTGTTCAGAGTGAAACAATGGTTCAAGAAATATGTAGGGATATTAAGAAATTGGATTTTGCGAAAAAGCATATAACTACGACGATTACTGCACTTCATCGTCTCACAATGCTTG TCTCTGCTGTCGAACAACTCCAAGTGATGGCTTCAAAACGTCAATACAAAGAGGCCGCTGCGCAGCTGGAG GCGGTGAACCAGTTATGTAGCCACTTTGAGGCCTATAGGGATATTCCAAAGATCATAGAACTGAGGGAGAAGTTTAAGAATATCAAGCAAATACTCAAGTCACATGTGTTTTCTGATTTTTCTAG CTTAGGTACTGGAAAGGAGACAGAAGAAACCAATTTGCTACAGCAGTTGTCTGATGCTTGCCTGGTTGTTGATGCATTAGAGCCTTCAGTAAAGGAAGAGTTGGTAAATAATTTTTGCAATCGGGAGCTTACTTCGTATGAACAAATTTTTGAAGGAGCTG aACTGGCAAAGTTGGATAAAACTGAAAGAAGATATGCATGGATTAAGCGCCGAATGAGATCaaatgaagaaatttggaaaatCTTTCCATCTTCGTGGCATGTTTCTTATCGGCTGTGTatcttattttgcaagaaaacaag GAAACAACTAGAGGACATTCTTTCTAATTTAAAGGAAAAGCCAGATGTTGGGACCTTGTTGTTG GCTTTACAGCGAACTTTAGAGTTTGAGGATGAGTTGGctgagaaatttgggggaggCACTCAAAACAGAGAGATTGGAAATGAGATTGAAGAAATAGGAAGAGGTGCAAATTCTAGTAGTAGTGCTTCAGATATCCGGAAGAAGTACGAAAAAAAGCTTGCTGCACATCAAGGAAGTGAGAGTGAA GGAAAAGATGGAAGCAAGGATTTGGCAGTTCCTGGAGCTGGG TTCAACTTTCGTGGAATTGTTTCATCTTGCTTTGAACCTCATTTAACAGTATATGTAGAATTGGAAGAGAAAACACTAATGGATAGTCTGGAGAAACTTGTCCAG GAGGAGACATGGGATATTGAGGAGGGAGGTCAGAGTAGTGTTTTATCCAGTAGCATGCAG TTGTTTCTAATAATCAAGAGAAGCTTGAAGAGATGCAGTGCTTTGACGAAGAGCCAGACactatttaatttgtttaag GTTTTCCAAAGAATTCTTAAAGCATATGCTACAAAACTTTTTGCAAGACTCCCAAAGGGGGGAACAGGAATTGTTGCTGCTGCCACAGGCATGGATGGACAGATAAAG ACATCTGATAGGGATGAAAGAGTGATCTGTTACATTGTCAATTCGGCCGAATATTGCCATAAAACG GCTGGTGAACTGGCTGAAAGTGTTTCTAAAATAATTGATCATCAATTTGCTGATGGGGTGGACATGTCAGAAGTGCAG GATGAATTTTCAGCCGTTATAACAAAATCATTGGTAACCTTAGTGCATGGCCTGGAAACCAAATTTGACATTGAAATGGCAGCAATGACACGTGTCCCTTGGGGTACTCTTGAAAGTGTTGGTGATCAATCAGA GTATGTTAATGCCATAAATTTGATTCTAACCACCAGCATTCCTACACTTGGAAGTCTTCTTTCACCTGTCTACTTTCAGTTCTTTTTGGACAAG CTTGCGTCTTCTCTGGGTCCACGCTTTTACTCTAACATTTTCAAATGCAAGCAAATATCAGAAACTGGAGCTCAACAG ATGCTATTGGATACACAAGCTGTTAAGACAATCCTTCTTGAAATTCCTTCCCTTGGTAGACAG ACATCAAGTGCTGCAAGTTATTCCAAGTTTGTAAGCCGTGAGATGAGCAAAGCTGAGGCCCTTTTGAAG GTTATACTTTCTCCGGTCGATTCTGTAGCAGATACTTACCGTGCCCTACTACCTGAGGGTACACCCATGGAATTTCAGCGGATATTGGAGCTTAAG GGTCTTAAAAAAGCTGATCAACAAAGCATACTCGATGACTTCAACAAACATGGGCCTGGAATTAAGCAAACTCAGATTACACCTACAATTGCACCAGCTCCTCCAGTAGCTCCTGTTGTACCTAATCCCACTGCTGTTGGACTGGTAGCTTCACGAGAGGATGTTCTAACTAGGGCTGCTGCACTTGGACGAGGAGCTGCCACAACAGGGTTCAAGCGGTTCCTAGCACTAACTGAAGCTGCCAAAGACAGGAAGGACGGGCCTTTCAGGAAGCTCTTTAATCCATAA
- the LOC123896260 gene encoding uncharacterized protein LOC123896260, producing the protein MKCTAVIRMLAYGASADSVDDYLRIGESTTLKCVDRFTRGMINLFGPEYLRKPTTEDIERLLQMGEAHGFPGMLGSIDCMHWEWKNCPVAWKGQYVRGDHGKPTVMLEAVVSQDLWIWHAFFGVAGSNNDINVLNQSDVFNDVMQGRAPEVHFSVNQHEYNMGYYLSDDIYPEWATFVKSIPMPQGDKRKLFAQHQEGARKDIERAFGVLQSQFAIIRNPARSWHLDALKRIMETCIILHNMIVEDERARYGGTFDYSYDHLGNDPIAPPNDSNNDFQEFLGRRHNIRDKQIHRHLQQDLIEHIWERFGHENNHN; encoded by the coding sequence ATGAAATGCACTGCTGTTATTCGTATGTTGGCATATGGAGCATCAGCTGATAGTGTGGATGACTATTTGAGAATTGGTGAAAGCACCACACTAAAATGTGTTGATAGGTTTACAAGGGGCATGATCAATTTATTTGGGCCGGAATATTTGCGAAAGCCTACCACTGAAGACATCGAACGCTTGCTACAGATGGGGGAGGCACATGGCTTTCCAGGTATGTTGGGGAGTATTGATTGTATGCATTGGGAATGGAAAAATTGTCCAGTTGCATGGAAAGGACAGTATGTTCGAGGTGATCATGGCAAACCCACAGTTATGCTTGAAGCAGTTGTTTCACAAGACTTATGGATTTGGCACGCTTTTTTTGGGGTAGCGGGTTCAAACAACGATATCAATGTGCTGAACCAATCTGATGTCTTCAACGATGTTATGCAAGGGCGAGCTCCTGAGGTCCATTTTTCAGTCAATCAACATGAATACAACATGGGCTATTATCTATCAGATGACATTTATCCTGAGTGGGCTACATTTGTGAAAAGCATTCCAATGCCACAAGGGGATAAGAGAAAATTGTTTGCTCAACATCAAGAAGGCGCGAGAAAGGATATTGAACGAGCATTCGGAGTTCTCCAATCCCAGTTTGCGATCATACGTAACCCGGCTCGATCTTGGCACTTGGATGCACTCAAACGTATAATGGAGACGTGCATCATATTGCACAACATGATTGTTGAAGATGAACGTGCCAGATATGGTGGCACTTTTGATTATTCATATGATCATTTGGGTAATGATCCGATTGCACCACCAAACGATTCTAATAATGATTTCCaagagttcctaggtagaagacATAATATTCGCGATAAGCAAATTCATCGACACCTTCAGCAAGACTTGATAGAACACATATGGGAACGTTTTGGACATGAGAATAACCACAattag
- the LOC123897486 gene encoding L10-interacting MYB domain-containing protein-like isoform X2, with protein MELAYTKENNGMPLTKQLEELGNMKNTNTAHRAHFGASASYSVASASSSAAPVSVAAPAGPASVAALAALASAAQMATSVDVSDAKLWPDNVIKAFIDIMVDEVTKGNMPNGVFHLRTWNSMTTRLNSVTNRSFTVRQLKAKMHRLRAIMYREFYSLSQNTGFGWNAETNTVTANEEVHNKAAQFQKKSVEATSRVTLDCSIAKCVAAPEELEGISDDASGKALEKIISPDWREVFIAMSNERKRGWVLRL; from the exons ATGGAACTTGCATACACAAAAGAAAACAATGGCATGCCACTCACTAAACAG TTAGAAGAACTTGGGAACATGAAGAACACCAACACTGCTCATCGTGCACATTTTGGCGCATCTGCCTCTTATTCCGTTGCGTCTGCGTCCTCCTCGGCCGCACCTGTTTCTGTTGCCGCACCTGCTGGGCCTGCGTCTGTCGCTGCGCTGGCTGCGCTTGCCTCTGCTGCACAG ATGGCAACTAGCGTTGACGTTAGTGATGCAAAACTTTGGCCCGATAATGTAATTAAAGCTTTCATCGACATTATGGTCGATGAAGTTACAAAAGGAAATATGCCAAATGGTGTGTTCCATCTTAGAACATGGAACTCGATGACTACTAGGTTAAATTCCGTAACTAATCGATCATTTACCGTGAGACAACTAAAGGCAAAAATGCATAGGCTGCGAGCCATCATGTATCGTGAGTTCTATTCCCTCTCACAAAACACAGGATTTGGGTGGAATGCTGAAACAAACACTGTTACTGCAAATGAAGAG GTACACAATAAAGCGGCTCAGTTTCAAAAGAA GAGTGTGGAGGCTACTTCACGTGTAACATTAGACTGTTCTATTGCCAAGTGTGTAGCTGCTCCTGAAGAGTTAGAAGGTATTTCAGATGATGCCTCTGGAAAAGCCTTGGAAAAGATTATTAGTCCTGATTGGAGGGAAGTGTTTATCGCCATGTCTAATGAAAGGAAGCGTGGATGGGTACTTAGGCTCTAA
- the LOC123897477 gene encoding pentatricopeptide repeat-containing protein At5g66500, mitochondrial, which yields MLVNRLYFAGLIQKKMLMRAASRPLASNYSSHFHSLSDHHQLLHRPISELNSIITSYVRRGQPISAWNLFISLRRIRSDIDAHTFTPLLRPSSPSLGKQFHAQMIRTGSDSGTVPKTAMLDMYSRHGSLKDSLKVFDEMLHRDVVAWNALLSCFLRCGKPSEVIGVLREMGRENVEFSEFTLCSVLKCCASLKALELGRQVHGLVVCLGRDLVVLSTALIDFYCSVGCVDHALDVFYGLKGWKDDMMHNSLVSGCIRNGRYGEAFKVMGLVKPNVVALTSVLGCCSEKLDLLTGKQVHCVAVRRGFTFETQLCNVLLDMYAKCGKILLARSVFDGICRKDVISWTCMIDAYGRNGCGHEAVKLFQKMTEDSSEVLPNSVTFLSVLSACGHSGLVEEGKKCFTMLKENYGIEPEPEHYACFIDILGRAGKIEEVWSAYQNMIDWSTRPTAGVWIALLNACSLSQDFERGEFAAKHLLQLEPDKASNIVLVSNFYAASGRWDCVEKLRSIMRTKRLVKEDGNSWIGEGFNGHARSLSA from the coding sequence ATGTTAGTTAATCGTTTGTACTTTGCAGGTTTAATTCAGAAGAAGATGCTGATGCGTGCAGCGTCGCGGCCATTAGCTTCAAATTATTCATCTCACTTTCACTCTCTCTCCGACCACCACCAACTCCTCCACCGACCCATTTCCGAACTCAACTCCATCATCACCTCCTACGTCCGCCGTGGTCAACCCATCTCCGCATGGAACCTCTTCATCTCTCTCCGCCGCATACGCTCCGACATCGATGCTCACACATTCACTCCTCTTTTACGCCCATCTTCTCCATCACTCGGTAAACAGTTCCACGCACAAATGATCAGAACTGGTTCAGATTCTGGAACTGTTCCAAAAACTGCAATGCTTGATATGTACTCAAGACATGGGTCATTGAAGGATTCCCTTaaggtgtttgatgaaatgcttcATAGAGATGTTGTTGCTTGGAATGCTTTGCTTTCGTGTTTTTTGCGGTGTGGTAAACCGAGTGAGGTGATTGGTGTTTTAAGGGAAATGGGGAGGGAGAATGTTGAGTTTAGTGAGTTTACTTTGTGTTCTGTTTTGAAGTGTTGTGCTTCTTTGAAGGCTTTGGAACTTGGTAGGCAGGTTCATGGTTTGGTTGTGTGTTTAGGGAGGGATTTAGTTGTTTTGAGTACTGCTCTTATTGATTTTTATTGTAGTGTTGGGTGTGTTGATCATGCTTTGGATGTGTTTTATGGTTTGAAAGGTTGGAAAGATGATATGATGCATAATTCATTGGTTTCTGGGTGTATTAGAAATGGGAGATATGGTGAGGCGTTTAAAGTTATGGGCTTGGTGAAGCCTAATGTAGTTGCACTTACTAGTGTTTTGGGTTGTTGCTCTGAGAAGTTGGATTTGTTGACTGGGAAACAGGTGCATTGTGTTGCGGTTCGTAGGGGTTTTACTTTTGAGACCCAATTATGTAATGTATTGTTGGACATGTACGCTAAATGTGGGAAGATTTTGCTTGCCCGGTCAGTGTTTGATGGAATTTGTCGAAAGGATGTGATTTCATGGACTTGTATGATTGATGCGTATGGAAGAAATGGGTGTGGGCATGAAGCTGTCAAGCTCTTTCAGAAGATGACGGAGGATAGCAGTGAGGTCTTGCCAAATTCTGTGACTTTTTTGTCTGTTTTATCAGCTTGTGGTCACTCTGGCCTGGTGGAGGAAGGAAAAAAATGTTTCACTATGTTGAAGGAGAACTATGGCATTGAACCGGAACCGGAGCACTACGCATGCTTCATAGATATCTTAGGCCGAGCCGGTAAAATAGAAGAAGTATGGTCCGCTTATCAAAATATGATTGATTGGAGTACTAGACCCACTGCAGGAGTATGGATAGCATTGTTGAATGCTTGCAGTCTTAGTCAAGATTTTGAAAGAGGCGAGTTTGCTGCAAAACATCTCTTGCAGTTGGAACCTGACAAAGCTAGCAATATTGTACTTGTATCAAACTTTTATGCCGCCAGTGGTAGGTGGGATTGtgttgaaaaattgagaagCATAATGAGGACAAAAAGGTTGGTCAAGGAAGATGGGAATAGTTGGATCGGCGAGGGATTCAATGGACATGCCAGGTCACTATCTGCTTGA
- the LOC123897486 gene encoding L10-interacting MYB domain-containing protein-like isoform X3 codes for MKNTNTAHRAHFGASASYSVASASSSAAPVSVAAPAGPASVAALAALASAAQMATSVDVSDAKLWPDNVIKAFIDIMVDEVTKGNMPNGVFHLRTWNSMTTRLNSVTNRSFTVRQLKAKMHRLRAIMYREFYSLSQNTGFGWNAETNTVTANEEVWRNYLHVHNKAAQFQKKSVEATSRVTLDCSIAKCVAAPEELEGISDDASGKALEKIISPDWREVFIAMSNERKRGWVLRL; via the exons ATGAAGAACACCAACACTGCTCATCGTGCACATTTTGGCGCATCTGCCTCTTATTCCGTTGCGTCTGCGTCCTCCTCGGCCGCACCTGTTTCTGTTGCCGCACCTGCTGGGCCTGCGTCTGTCGCTGCGCTGGCTGCGCTTGCCTCTGCTGCACAG ATGGCAACTAGCGTTGACGTTAGTGATGCAAAACTTTGGCCCGATAATGTAATTAAAGCTTTCATCGACATTATGGTCGATGAAGTTACAAAAGGAAATATGCCAAATGGTGTGTTCCATCTTAGAACATGGAACTCGATGACTACTAGGTTAAATTCCGTAACTAATCGATCATTTACCGTGAGACAACTAAAGGCAAAAATGCATAGGCTGCGAGCCATCATGTATCGTGAGTTCTATTCCCTCTCACAAAACACAGGATTTGGGTGGAATGCTGAAACAAACACTGTTACTGCAAATGAAGAGGTTTGGAGAAATTATCTTCAC GTACACAATAAAGCGGCTCAGTTTCAAAAGAA GAGTGTGGAGGCTACTTCACGTGTAACATTAGACTGTTCTATTGCCAAGTGTGTAGCTGCTCCTGAAGAGTTAGAAGGTATTTCAGATGATGCCTCTGGAAAAGCCTTGGAAAAGATTATTAGTCCTGATTGGAGGGAAGTGTTTATCGCCATGTCTAATGAAAGGAAGCGTGGATGGGTACTTAGGCTCTAA
- the LOC123897474 gene encoding sodium/hydrogen exchanger 6-like — MGSENEISPADAHRAPPGKEQQAAGVGILLQIMMLVLSFVLGHVLRRKKIYIIPEASASLLIGLIVGVLANISDTETNIRAWFNFHEEFFFLFLLPPIIFQSGFSLAPKPFFSNFGAIVTFAIFGTFLASIVTGVLVYVGGLVFLMYKLPFVECLMFGALISATDPVTVLSIFQELGTDVNLYALVFGESVLNDAMAISLYRTMSLVRNNPSGQNFFMVVVRFLETFVGSLSTGVGVGFTSALLFKYAGLDIDNLQNLESCLFVLFPYFSYMLSEGLGLSGIVSILFTGIVMKHYAYSNLSQSSQRFVSAFFELISSLAETFIFIYMGFDIAMEKHSWSHVGFIFFSIIFIIIARAANVFSCAYLVNLVRPAHRKIPAKHQKALWYSGLRGAMAFALALQSIHDLPEGHGQTIFTATTAIVVLTVLLIGGSTGNMLEALEVIGGDTHSDSSLASVGPITNYGGNNGYVAPSYEEEEEESSSSGNKIKMKLKELHKSAASFTALDRNYLTPFFTSQNGEEDEEAEPLNSSRSSFTSSRSGFHGQSPYSS, encoded by the exons ATGGGCTCGGAGAATGAAATTTCTCCGGCCGATGCTCATCGAGCACCTCCAGGCAAAGAACAACAAGCCGCCGGCGTCGGAATCCTTCTTCAGATCATGATGTTAGTTTTATCCTTCGTTCTCGGTCATGTTCTCCGTCGCAAAAAGATTTACATCATTCCTGAAGCCAGTGCTTCTCTTCTCATAG GGTTAATTGTTGGTGTTTTAGCTAATATTTCAGATACTGAAACTAAtatcag GGCTTGGTTCAATTTTCACGAGGAGTTTTTTTTCCTATTCCTGTTGCCTCCGATCATATT TCAGTCTGGTTTCAGTCTTGCACCT AAAccttttttctcaaattttggTGCAATTGTGACATTTGCTATATTTGGTACCTTTCTAGCTTCAATTGTAACGGGTGTCTTGGT TTATGTTGGTGGGTTGGTCTTCCTCATGTATAAACTACCTTTTGTTGAGTGCCTGATGTTTGGTGCTCTTATATCAGCAACCGATCCTGTTACTGTTTTGTCCATATTCCAG GAGCTGGGCACAGATGTCAATCTATATGCTTTGGTTTTTGGAGAATCTGTTTTGAATGATGCA ATGGCAATTTCTTTGTACAG GACAATGTCATTGGTTAGAAATAATCCATCTGGACAAAATTTCTTCATGGTGGTTGTTAGATTTTTGGAGACTTTTGTTGGGTCTTTGTCTACAG GTGTTGGAGTTGGGTTTACATCTGCTTTG CTATTTAAGTATGCAGGCTTGGATATTGACAA CCTTCAGAACTTGGAGAGCTGTCTTTTTGTTCTGTTCCCTTATTTCTC GTACATGTTGTCTGAAGGCCTTGGTTTGTCCGGTATTGTATCAATATTATTCACAGGAATT GTCATGAAGCACTATGCGTATTCAAATTTGTCACAAAGTTCTCAAAGATTTGTCTCTGCCTTTTTTGAGTTGATATCATCATTAGCAGAAACATTTAT ATTTATATACATGGGCTTTGACATTGCTATGGAAAAACATAGCTGGTCTCATGTTGGATTTATATTCTTCTCCATT ATATTCATTATAATTGCAAG AGCTGCAAATGTCTTCTCTTGTGCTTACCTGGTCAATCTGGTCAGACCTGCTCATCGAAAGATACCTGCAAAACACCAGAAAGCTCTTTGGTATAGTG GACTTCGAGGGGCAATGGCCTTTGCCCTTGCTCTGCAATCAATTCATGATCTTCCAGAAGGACATGGACAGACCATATTCACTGCAACTACAGCAATAGTTGTTTTGACG gTATTGCTGATTGGTGGTTCAACAGGTAACATGCTGGAAGCTCTAGAGGTCATAGGTGGTGACACTCACAGCGATAGCTCTTTGGCTTCAGTTGGTCCCATCACA AATTACGGGGGGAACAATGGTTATGTTGCTCCTTCATacgaggaggaggaggaagaatcGTCGTCGTCTGGGAACAAAATaaagatgaagctaaaagaATTACACAAGAG TGCTGCATCTTTTACGGCATTAGATAGAAACTATCTTACCCCATTCTTTACAAGCCAAAATGGagaggaggatgaagaag CCGAGCCTCTTAATTCTTCGAGATCTTCTTTTACTTCTTCAAGATCAGGATTTCACGGCCAGAGCCCTTATTCATCGTGA
- the LOC123897486 gene encoding L10-interacting MYB domain-containing protein-like isoform X1, with product MELAYTKENNGMPLTKQLEELGNMKNTNTAHRAHFGASASYSVASASSSAAPVSVAAPAGPASVAALAALASAAQMATSVDVSDAKLWPDNVIKAFIDIMVDEVTKGNMPNGVFHLRTWNSMTTRLNSVTNRSFTVRQLKAKMHRLRAIMYREFYSLSQNTGFGWNAETNTVTANEEVWRNYLHVHNKAAQFQKKSVEATSRVTLDCSIAKCVAAPEELEGISDDASGKALEKIISPDWREVFIAMSNERKRGWVLRL from the exons ATGGAACTTGCATACACAAAAGAAAACAATGGCATGCCACTCACTAAACAG TTAGAAGAACTTGGGAACATGAAGAACACCAACACTGCTCATCGTGCACATTTTGGCGCATCTGCCTCTTATTCCGTTGCGTCTGCGTCCTCCTCGGCCGCACCTGTTTCTGTTGCCGCACCTGCTGGGCCTGCGTCTGTCGCTGCGCTGGCTGCGCTTGCCTCTGCTGCACAG ATGGCAACTAGCGTTGACGTTAGTGATGCAAAACTTTGGCCCGATAATGTAATTAAAGCTTTCATCGACATTATGGTCGATGAAGTTACAAAAGGAAATATGCCAAATGGTGTGTTCCATCTTAGAACATGGAACTCGATGACTACTAGGTTAAATTCCGTAACTAATCGATCATTTACCGTGAGACAACTAAAGGCAAAAATGCATAGGCTGCGAGCCATCATGTATCGTGAGTTCTATTCCCTCTCACAAAACACAGGATTTGGGTGGAATGCTGAAACAAACACTGTTACTGCAAATGAAGAGGTTTGGAGAAATTATCTTCAC GTACACAATAAAGCGGCTCAGTTTCAAAAGAA GAGTGTGGAGGCTACTTCACGTGTAACATTAGACTGTTCTATTGCCAAGTGTGTAGCTGCTCCTGAAGAGTTAGAAGGTATTTCAGATGATGCCTCTGGAAAAGCCTTGGAAAAGATTATTAGTCCTGATTGGAGGGAAGTGTTTATCGCCATGTCTAATGAAAGGAAGCGTGGATGGGTACTTAGGCTCTAA